In one Cellulomonas sp. JZ18 genomic region, the following are encoded:
- the panC gene encoding pantoate--beta-alanine ligase, which translates to MTTSPVLVQDRAALDAALDAQDEAALAAADAADSGRPYLRAVVMTMGALHEGHLALVRRARELADAVVVTIFVNPLQFGAGEDLDRYPRDLDGDLRLLTGPGLLGEGDVVLAPTADVVYPDGDPVVRVTAGRLGDVLEGAARPGHLDGVLTVVLKLLHLTRPDVALFGQKDAQQLAAVRRMVRDLDVPVEVVAHPTVREDDGLARSSRNAYLSPDERTRALALSAALEAGAAAAGEGPGAVLAAARRVLDDRLAPQDAVDYVALVDPATFGEADATTTDALLLLAARVGATRLIDNAPVTLRAETPSVDAPQADGRRTAGGAV; encoded by the coding sequence ATGACGACCAGTCCCGTGCTGGTGCAGGACCGCGCGGCGCTCGACGCGGCGCTGGACGCGCAGGACGAGGCCGCGCTCGCGGCCGCCGACGCGGCCGACTCCGGCCGGCCGTACCTGCGCGCGGTCGTGATGACGATGGGCGCGCTGCACGAGGGGCACCTCGCGCTCGTGCGCCGCGCGCGCGAGCTCGCGGACGCGGTCGTCGTGACGATCTTCGTCAACCCCCTGCAGTTCGGGGCCGGCGAGGACCTGGACCGCTACCCGCGCGACCTCGACGGCGACCTGCGTCTGCTGACCGGACCCGGTCTGCTGGGGGAGGGCGACGTGGTCCTCGCCCCGACGGCCGACGTCGTCTACCCGGACGGCGACCCGGTCGTGCGCGTGACGGCGGGGCGCCTCGGCGACGTGCTCGAGGGCGCTGCGCGCCCCGGCCACCTGGACGGCGTCCTGACGGTCGTGCTCAAGCTGCTGCACCTGACCCGCCCGGACGTCGCGCTGTTCGGCCAGAAGGACGCGCAGCAGCTCGCGGCCGTGCGCCGGATGGTCCGCGACCTGGACGTGCCCGTGGAGGTCGTCGCGCACCCCACCGTCCGCGAGGACGACGGCCTCGCGCGCTCGAGCCGCAACGCCTACCTCTCGCCCGACGAGCGCACGCGCGCGCTCGCGCTGTCCGCCGCGCTCGAGGCGGGCGCCGCGGCCGCGGGGGAGGGACCGGGCGCGGTGCTGGCCGCGGCCCGGCGCGTGCTCGACGACCGGCTCGCACCGCAGGACGCGGTGGACTACGTCGCGCTCGTCGACCCCGCGACGTTCGGGGAGGCCGACGCGACGACGACCGACGCGCTGCTCCTGCTCGCGGCGCGCGTGGGTGCGACGCGGCTCATCGACAACGCGCCCGTGACCCTGCGGGCCGAGACCCCGTCGGTCGACGCCCCGCAGGCGGACGGCCGGCGCACGGCCGGAGGTGCCGTATGA
- a CDS encoding Rossmann-like and DUF2520 domain-containing protein yields MSADPAARPGRLGVGVVGAGRVGAVLGSALAGAGHPVVAVSAVSQESRERAATLLPGVPVVDVPEVVRRAELVLLAVPDDALPGLVRGVAETGGWQAGQIVVHTSGRFGVDVLAPARAAGVIPLALHPAMTFTGTSLDLARLAGCAFAVTAPAPVLPIGQALVVEVGGEPVVLQEEARGLYHAGLAHAANHLVVLVAQASDALRAAGVPEPGRVLRPLLDAALDGALRAEDAAGPDGPGAISALTGPVRRGDAGTVGEHVVTLAALGTRTGAVDVPSGYGALARAAASRALAAGLLGPADAQRVLDALAGINAGPGALDPQDGPGPAPGPAGPDDGQDDGQDDGGTSPQEDA; encoded by the coding sequence GTGAGCGCCGACCCCGCCGCCCGTCCGGGCCGGCTCGGGGTCGGCGTCGTCGGGGCGGGGCGCGTCGGCGCCGTCCTCGGCAGCGCGCTCGCCGGCGCCGGGCACCCGGTGGTGGCGGTGAGCGCGGTGTCGCAGGAGTCGCGCGAGCGCGCCGCGACGCTGCTGCCGGGCGTGCCCGTGGTCGACGTGCCGGAGGTCGTGCGCCGGGCGGAGCTCGTCCTGCTGGCGGTCCCGGACGACGCGCTGCCCGGGCTCGTGCGCGGCGTGGCGGAGACCGGTGGGTGGCAGGCGGGCCAGATCGTGGTGCACACGTCGGGACGGTTCGGGGTGGACGTGCTCGCGCCCGCGCGCGCGGCGGGCGTCATCCCGCTCGCGCTGCACCCGGCCATGACGTTCACGGGCACGTCCCTGGACCTGGCGCGCCTGGCCGGCTGCGCGTTCGCCGTGACGGCCCCCGCACCGGTGCTGCCGATCGGCCAGGCGCTGGTCGTCGAGGTCGGCGGTGAGCCCGTCGTCCTGCAGGAGGAGGCGCGCGGGCTGTACCACGCGGGGCTGGCGCACGCCGCGAACCACCTCGTGGTGCTCGTCGCGCAGGCGTCCGACGCGCTGCGTGCGGCCGGTGTGCCCGAGCCCGGGCGCGTGCTGCGCCCGCTGCTGGACGCGGCCCTGGACGGTGCGCTGCGGGCGGAGGACGCCGCCGGCCCGGACGGCCCGGGCGCGATCAGCGCCCTGACGGGGCCGGTGCGGCGCGGCGACGCGGGCACGGTCGGCGAGCACGTTGTGACGCTGGCCGCACTGGGGACCCGGACGGGGGCGGTGGACGTGCCGAGCGGGTACGGTGCCCTGGCCCGTGCGGCGGCGTCCCGGGCGCTGGCGGCCGGGCTGCTCGGGCCGGCGGACGCCCAGCGCGTGCTCGACGCGCTCGCGGGCATCAACGCCGGCCCCGGCGCGTTGGACCCACAGGACGGCCCCGGGCCGGCCCCCGGCCCGGCTGGGCCGGACGACGGGCAGGACGACGGGCAGGACGACGGCGGCACCTCGCCGCAGGAGGACGCATGA
- the nadC gene encoding carboxylating nicotinate-nucleotide diphosphorylase — MTTSTNPCLPGDPGPDPAAVARVVAAALDEDLGPAPGRDVTTQATVAGAVVGTADLAARADGVVAGLVVVPEVLAQVAARLGLPTPTTAWLVPDGTTVGAGDVVGRLTGPVQVLLVAERTLLNLVSRASGVATHTHRWTRALAGTGARVLDTRKTTPGLRALEKYAVRCGGGTNKRMGLHDVAMVKDNHVVAAGSVAAAVAAVRAAFPDVPVQVEVDRPEQADEALDAGADFLLLDNMDDATLRATVDRVRAREPQTGHVDLEATGSLTLDRAAAVAATGVDYLSVGALTHSSPILDLGLDLHAG; from the coding sequence GTGACGACGTCCACAAACCCCTGCCTGCCCGGCGACCCCGGGCCCGACCCCGCGGCGGTCGCGCGGGTCGTCGCCGCCGCGCTCGACGAGGACCTGGGCCCCGCACCCGGCCGCGACGTCACGACGCAGGCGACGGTCGCGGGTGCCGTCGTCGGCACCGCGGACCTGGCGGCACGCGCCGACGGCGTCGTGGCGGGCCTCGTGGTGGTCCCCGAGGTGCTCGCGCAGGTGGCCGCACGGCTCGGCCTGCCCACCCCGACCACCGCCTGGCTCGTGCCGGACGGCACCACCGTCGGCGCGGGCGACGTCGTGGGGCGGCTGACCGGTCCGGTCCAGGTGCTGCTCGTCGCGGAGCGCACCCTGCTCAACCTCGTGAGCCGCGCGTCGGGCGTCGCGACGCACACCCACCGCTGGACGCGGGCGCTGGCCGGCACGGGCGCCCGGGTGCTCGACACCCGCAAGACCACACCCGGCCTGCGTGCGCTCGAGAAGTACGCGGTGCGCTGCGGCGGCGGCACGAACAAGCGCATGGGCCTGCACGACGTCGCGATGGTCAAGGACAACCACGTCGTCGCCGCGGGCTCGGTCGCCGCGGCGGTCGCGGCCGTGCGCGCCGCGTTCCCCGACGTGCCGGTGCAGGTCGAGGTCGACCGGCCCGAGCAGGCCGACGAGGCGCTCGACGCCGGCGCGGACTTCCTGCTGCTGGACAACATGGACGACGCGACGCTGCGCGCCACCGTGGACCGGGTGCGGGCGCGCGAGCCGCAGACCGGGCACGTCGACCTCGAGGCCACCGGCAGCCTCACGCTCGACCGGGCGGCCGCGGTCGCCGCGACCGGGGTGGACTACCTCTCCGTCGGGGCGCTCACGCACTCGTCCCCGATCCTGGACCTC
- a CDS encoding L-aspartate oxidase produces the protein MHADAVVVGSGIAGLTAALELRARVGRVLLVTKDVLSSGSTVWAQGGIAAALDPRDSPAAHQQDTLVAGAGLCDPRAVEMLVTEGPARVRELVARGAVFDTGPDGALSLTREGGHLADRIAHAGGDATGAEISRALVAQIEAVRHDPGIEVVEHALVLDVLTGEPGPDGAPGPVRGVTLHVIGEGSRDGVGAALAPAVVLATGGIGQVYRSSTNPALATGDGVAAALRAGARLGDLEFVQFHPTVLWLGSGVKGQLTLVSEAVRGEGAYLLDTDGVRFMPDVHPLAELAPRDVVAHAIVRRTAATGADHVWLDARHLGADFLRRRFPTIHGRLLEHGIDLTTDLVPVAPAQHYHSGGVVTDLDGRASVPGLYAVGEVACTGVHGANRLASNSLLEGLVFAHRAARDVAARLEGGFLTAGDPVERPGDAALVPAAARSRVQRAATDGPGVLRSGEGLRRAAETLAAVPTDAHRRHDDGRALAAPQTAEWETTNVHQVATVLTHAALEREESRGGHARTDFPRTSERWRVRVEVALDGEGAVRVSQRSHA, from the coding sequence GTGCACGCCGACGCGGTGGTCGTGGGCTCCGGCATCGCCGGCCTCACGGCGGCGCTCGAGCTGCGTGCGCGGGTGGGTCGCGTGCTGCTGGTGACGAAGGACGTGCTGTCGTCCGGCTCCACGGTGTGGGCGCAGGGCGGGATCGCGGCGGCGCTCGACCCGCGTGACTCGCCCGCGGCGCACCAGCAGGACACGCTCGTCGCCGGTGCGGGGCTGTGCGACCCGCGCGCGGTCGAGATGCTCGTCACCGAGGGGCCCGCGCGCGTGCGCGAGCTCGTCGCACGGGGCGCGGTGTTCGACACCGGCCCCGACGGTGCGCTCAGCCTGACCCGGGAGGGCGGGCACCTCGCCGACCGCATCGCGCACGCGGGCGGGGACGCGACGGGTGCCGAGATCTCGCGCGCGCTGGTCGCGCAGATCGAGGCGGTGCGGCACGACCCGGGCATCGAGGTCGTCGAGCACGCCCTCGTGCTCGACGTCCTCACGGGCGAGCCGGGTCCGGACGGCGCCCCCGGGCCGGTGCGGGGCGTCACGCTGCACGTGATCGGCGAGGGCTCGCGCGACGGCGTCGGTGCCGCGCTGGCGCCGGCCGTCGTGCTCGCCACCGGCGGGATCGGGCAGGTCTACCGGTCGTCGACCAACCCCGCGCTGGCGACGGGCGACGGCGTGGCGGCGGCGCTGCGTGCCGGTGCCCGGCTCGGCGACCTGGAGTTCGTGCAGTTCCACCCGACGGTGCTGTGGCTCGGCTCGGGCGTGAAGGGGCAGCTGACGCTCGTCTCCGAGGCGGTGCGGGGCGAGGGTGCGTACCTGCTCGACACCGACGGCGTGCGGTTCATGCCGGACGTGCACCCGCTGGCCGAGCTCGCGCCGCGCGACGTCGTCGCCCACGCGATCGTGCGGCGCACCGCCGCGACGGGTGCCGACCACGTGTGGCTGGACGCGCGCCACCTGGGCGCCGACTTCCTGCGCCGCCGCTTCCCGACCATCCACGGGCGCCTGCTCGAGCATGGCATCGACCTGACGACCGACCTGGTGCCCGTGGCGCCCGCGCAGCACTACCACTCGGGCGGCGTCGTGACGGACCTCGACGGCCGGGCGTCGGTGCCGGGCCTGTACGCGGTGGGCGAGGTCGCGTGCACGGGTGTGCACGGCGCGAACCGGCTGGCGTCGAACTCGCTGCTCGAGGGCCTGGTGTTCGCGCACCGTGCGGCCCGGGACGTCGCTGCCCGCCTCGAGGGCGGGTTCCTCACCGCCGGTGACCCCGTGGAGCGACCGGGTGACGCGGCGCTCGTCCCGGCGGCGGCGCGCTCGCGCGTGCAGCGTGCCGCGACCGACGGGCCGGGCGTGCTGCGCTCGGGGGAGGGGCTGCGGCGCGCCGCCGAGACCCTCGCGGCGGTGCCCACGGACGCGCACCGCCGGCACGACGACGGCCGCGCGCTGGCCGCGCCCCAGACCGCGGAGTGGGAGACCACGAACGTGCACCAGGTCGCCACGGTGCTCACGCACGCCGCGCTCGAGCGCGAGGAGTCGCGCGGCGGGCACGCCCGGACGGACTTCCCCCGCACGAGCGAACGGTGGCGGGTGCGCGTGGAGGTGGCGCTGGACGGCGAAGGGGCCGTCCGCGTCTCGCAGCGCTCCCACGCGTAG
- the panD gene encoding aspartate 1-decarboxylase codes for MTTLQRTMMTGKIHRATVTAADLHYVGSITVDADLLAAADVLPGQQVDVVDVTNGARLTTYAIAGEAGSGEVCVNGAAAHLVRPGDVVIVIAYGTMSDAEARTYSPHVVLVDADNRMVDVDDDPGQVPSEWTAEAGLVPSGLPLAEGRAAVAAGPHAPAGGVAGHPGQVPAPHAPGHPGTGAPGTR; via the coding sequence ATGACCACGCTCCAGCGCACGATGATGACGGGCAAGATCCACCGCGCGACCGTGACGGCGGCGGACCTGCACTACGTCGGCTCGATCACGGTCGACGCGGACCTGCTGGCGGCGGCGGACGTGCTGCCCGGGCAGCAGGTCGACGTCGTCGACGTGACGAACGGCGCGCGCCTCACCACGTACGCGATCGCCGGCGAGGCGGGGTCGGGCGAGGTGTGCGTCAACGGTGCCGCCGCCCACCTGGTGCGCCCCGGGGACGTCGTCATCGTCATCGCCTACGGCACGATGTCCGACGCGGAGGCGCGGACGTACTCGCCGCACGTCGTGCTCGTGGACGCCGACAACCGGATGGTCGACGTGGACGACGACCCGGGTCAGGTGCCGTCGGAGTGGACGGCCGAGGCGGGCCTCGTGCCCAGCGGGCTGCCGCTCGCGGAGGGTCGCGCGGCTGTCGCCGCCGGTCCGCACGCGCCTGCCGGCGGCGTCGCCGGGCACCCCGGGCAGGTGCCCGCGCCGCACGCGCCCGGTCATCCGGGCACGGGCGCCCCCGGCACCCGGTGA
- a CDS encoding endo-1,4-beta-xylanase gives MIGQQPPSRRKRTYRPGTASRWASVRTALSSREGRRGAVATAAAAALVAGVVAPLVATAAPGDVVVVAEDFESATAAAPQGVLVQSGGPTLAQVTEGTNKVLSVTGRANSYDSVSTATGLFEDGVEYTLSAKVKLVDDVAGASARLVGYRGADGTGAYTWVGNTAVSSTAWTTIQGTYTLPAGAVPANAKVTVEVSTESAFPSFLLDDVRITKPGPTGPEAVLASDFETGTAPWVARGDANVTVERTTTAARSGTGSLLVSGRSANWHGVQTPINGLFVEGATYDVSAWVRLAPGQDDTTLKFSVAEQPQAFVQVNAPVTVTDDAWVQLSGTYTRNAGVTGGDLYIEAASATASFLVDDVVITGPPAGGGEGPDPSVVPGGAVNPTTTPVTAARGTGKVAALTFDDGPNPGETEDLLDFLAEKDVTATFCVIGQNIEAPGGAAILQRIVREGHTLCNHSTGYADMAAMTEEQVRTDLVRNLEIIRTALGDPQAQVPYFRAPNGNWGRTQAVAVSLGMQPLGVVNTINDWATQDEATLTANLREAVQEGQIVLVHDGGGDRAGSVAATRTVVTELLEDDWTFTLPAGGPAEQPTGGSVSADFEDGTLQGWGPRDAGSGAPTVEVVDEGHESDHAARISDRASQGSGLQHPVAGVLTEGAQYEVSAWIRFEGEPGEVTLSYRQVQGGAEKFGPLVSFTQVPGTDWTQVTGSFTLPAGTQDIYFETAWEGDGVPGNTSTFLVDDIVVDEVDFVVQDLTPLKDTLDVPAGVAVDPRETLGGPAQLTLKHFDQISPENHMKPYAWYDADKNFAPSAEGDALMAFAQDNGLRVYGHVLVWHSQNAGQNDDPNQGRVTPGWMFEDAQGNELTSSAADRAILRERLRTHIFAVAEHLATTYGEFGSESNPLVAWDVVNEVVDDGAAYEDGLRRSAWYRILGEEFIDLAFRYADEAFNEEYAAAGTDRPVKLFINDYNTEQEGKQQRYYDLVQRLLERDVPIDGVGHQFHVSLAMPVDALEAAIRKFQGLGLDQVVTELDVTTGTPESEAKFIEQGYYYRDAFRMFRQYEDDLFSVTVWGLTDVRSWRDSSGGPLLFDDDGTAKPAYYGAVDEELPARVRTANVFAGDVALDDEATSSLEWEKLPLHAIESKAEFQLRWAADHLTAYVTVKDGSEQPTDGLTFVVGDEEYAFGRDGEGDVEGVVTEHEGGWSAVVHLPLSGATQGSTLQFDVAVTDGGTTAGWNTPGVLGTLSLLEPLSYVEVARAAATPQIDGEADAAWAEAAVVRTDKQVEGTAGATAEVRTLWEGDTVYVLADVTDPVVDLSGSDPWIKDSVEIYVDAGNAKNAGYRYEDMQIRINADNGVSFGAGGTETYQRNRVTSATTRTATGYRVEAAITLDDRGGLGTFHGLDFQVNDASSGVRTGIRNWADPSGQGYQSPARWGVGRLVEAVDEPGGNPGENPSSKPTISLSAAQVRAGGQVDVALAGFEAGQKVAVSLGAGATARAGAAVAAPAGSTLLGTVTVAADGTATLRVTVPASTQAGVYLLQASDGSTVLASTSLTVLAAQGGTGAGPGGLAVTGTGIGIGVLALLVLAAGVALVVARKRGMLTRP, from the coding sequence GTGATCGGGCAGCAGCCCCCGTCGCGGAGGAAGCGGACCTACCGACCCGGGACCGCGAGCCGCTGGGCCTCCGTCCGCACGGCCCTGTCGAGCCGCGAGGGACGCCGCGGCGCCGTCGCGACGGCGGCGGCCGCCGCGCTCGTCGCCGGTGTCGTCGCGCCGCTGGTGGCCACGGCGGCCCCGGGCGACGTCGTCGTGGTGGCCGAGGACTTCGAGTCCGCCACCGCCGCGGCGCCGCAGGGCGTCCTCGTCCAGAGCGGCGGCCCGACGCTCGCGCAGGTGACCGAGGGGACCAACAAGGTCCTCAGCGTCACGGGCCGCGCGAACAGCTACGACTCCGTGTCCACGGCGACCGGCCTGTTCGAGGACGGCGTGGAGTACACGCTGAGCGCCAAGGTCAAGCTCGTCGACGACGTCGCCGGCGCCAGCGCCCGGCTCGTCGGGTACCGCGGCGCGGACGGCACGGGCGCGTACACGTGGGTCGGCAACACGGCCGTCAGCAGCACGGCGTGGACGACGATCCAGGGCACCTACACGCTGCCGGCCGGAGCCGTGCCGGCGAACGCCAAGGTCACGGTCGAGGTCTCGACCGAGTCCGCGTTCCCGAGCTTCCTCCTCGACGACGTGCGGATCACGAAGCCGGGCCCGACGGGCCCGGAGGCGGTCCTCGCCAGCGACTTCGAGACGGGGACGGCCCCGTGGGTCGCGCGCGGCGACGCGAACGTCACGGTCGAGCGCACGACCACGGCCGCGCGCTCCGGGACGGGCAGCCTGCTCGTCAGCGGGCGCAGCGCCAACTGGCACGGGGTGCAGACCCCGATCAACGGCCTCTTCGTCGAGGGCGCGACGTACGACGTGTCGGCCTGGGTGCGCCTCGCCCCGGGGCAGGACGACACGACCCTCAAGTTCTCGGTCGCGGAGCAGCCGCAGGCGTTCGTCCAGGTGAACGCGCCGGTGACCGTCACCGACGACGCCTGGGTGCAGCTCAGCGGCACCTACACCCGCAACGCGGGCGTGACCGGCGGCGACCTCTACATCGAGGCGGCGAGCGCCACGGCGTCCTTCCTCGTCGACGACGTCGTCATCACCGGCCCGCCGGCGGGTGGCGGCGAGGGCCCCGACCCGTCCGTCGTGCCGGGCGGCGCGGTGAACCCGACGACGACGCCCGTCACGGCGGCGCGCGGCACCGGCAAGGTCGCGGCGCTCACGTTCGACGACGGCCCGAACCCCGGCGAGACCGAGGACCTCCTCGACTTCCTCGCCGAGAAGGACGTCACCGCCACGTTCTGCGTCATCGGCCAGAACATCGAGGCGCCGGGCGGCGCGGCGATCCTCCAGCGCATCGTGCGCGAGGGCCACACCCTCTGCAACCACTCCACGGGCTACGCGGACATGGCCGCCATGACCGAGGAGCAGGTGCGCACGGACCTCGTCCGCAACCTGGAGATCATCCGCACCGCCCTCGGTGACCCGCAGGCCCAGGTGCCGTACTTCCGTGCGCCCAACGGCAACTGGGGTCGCACGCAGGCGGTGGCGGTGTCGCTCGGCATGCAGCCGCTCGGCGTGGTCAACACGATCAACGACTGGGCGACGCAGGACGAGGCCACGCTGACCGCGAACCTGCGCGAGGCCGTGCAGGAGGGCCAGATCGTGCTCGTGCACGACGGCGGCGGCGACCGTGCCGGTTCCGTCGCGGCGACGCGCACGGTCGTCACCGAGCTCCTCGAGGACGACTGGACGTTCACCCTGCCCGCGGGCGGTCCGGCGGAGCAGCCGACCGGCGGCTCGGTGTCGGCCGACTTCGAGGACGGCACGCTGCAGGGCTGGGGTCCGCGTGACGCCGGCTCGGGCGCGCCGACGGTCGAGGTGGTCGACGAGGGGCACGAGAGCGACCACGCGGCCCGCATCAGCGACCGCGCGTCGCAGGGCTCGGGCCTGCAGCACCCGGTCGCCGGGGTCCTGACCGAGGGCGCCCAGTACGAGGTCTCCGCCTGGATCAGGTTCGAGGGCGAGCCGGGGGAGGTGACGCTCAGCTACCGCCAGGTGCAGGGCGGCGCCGAGAAGTTCGGCCCGCTGGTCAGCTTCACGCAGGTCCCGGGCACCGACTGGACGCAGGTGACGGGCTCGTTCACGCTGCCCGCCGGTACCCAGGACATCTACTTCGAGACGGCGTGGGAGGGCGACGGGGTCCCGGGCAACACCTCGACGTTCCTGGTGGACGACATCGTCGTGGACGAGGTCGACTTCGTCGTCCAGGACCTGACGCCGCTGAAGGACACGCTCGACGTCCCGGCCGGTGTCGCGGTCGACCCGCGCGAGACGCTCGGCGGCCCTGCGCAGCTGACGCTCAAGCACTTCGACCAGATCTCGCCCGAGAACCACATGAAGCCGTACGCCTGGTACGACGCGGACAAGAACTTCGCGCCGTCCGCCGAGGGTGACGCCCTCATGGCGTTCGCCCAGGACAACGGGCTGCGGGTCTACGGGCACGTCCTCGTCTGGCACAGCCAGAACGCCGGCCAGAACGACGACCCCAACCAGGGCCGCGTCACGCCGGGCTGGATGTTCGAGGACGCCCAGGGCAACGAGCTGACGTCGTCCGCGGCCGACAGGGCGATCCTGCGTGAGCGGCTGCGCACGCACATCTTCGCCGTGGCGGAGCACCTCGCGACCACCTACGGCGAGTTCGGCTCCGAGTCGAACCCGCTCGTGGCCTGGGACGTGGTGAACGAGGTCGTCGACGACGGCGCCGCGTACGAGGACGGTCTGCGTCGCAGCGCCTGGTACCGGATCCTCGGCGAGGAGTTCATCGACCTGGCCTTCCGCTACGCGGACGAGGCCTTCAACGAGGAGTACGCCGCGGCGGGCACGGACCGTCCGGTCAAGCTCTTCATCAACGACTACAACACCGAGCAGGAGGGCAAGCAGCAGCGGTACTACGACCTGGTCCAGCGCCTGCTGGAGCGGGACGTGCCGATCGACGGCGTGGGTCACCAGTTCCACGTCAGCCTGGCGATGCCGGTCGACGCCCTCGAGGCGGCGATCCGCAAGTTCCAGGGGCTGGGCCTCGACCAGGTCGTGACCGAGCTCGACGTGACGACCGGCACGCCGGAGTCCGAGGCGAAGTTCATCGAGCAGGGCTACTACTACCGCGACGCCTTCCGGATGTTCCGGCAGTACGAGGACGACCTGTTCTCCGTCACGGTGTGGGGTCTGACCGACGTGCGCAGCTGGCGCGACTCGTCGGGCGGTCCGCTCCTGTTCGACGACGACGGCACGGCGAAGCCCGCCTACTACGGCGCGGTCGACGAGGAGCTGCCGGCGCGGGTGCGCACCGCGAACGTGTTCGCCGGTGACGTCGCGCTCGACGACGAGGCCACCTCGTCGCTCGAGTGGGAGAAGCTGCCGCTGCACGCGATCGAGTCGAAGGCGGAGTTCCAGCTGCGCTGGGCGGCCGACCACCTGACCGCGTACGTGACCGTGAAGGACGGCTCCGAGCAGCCGACGGACGGCCTCACGTTCGTCGTCGGCGACGAGGAGTACGCCTTCGGCCGGGACGGCGAGGGCGACGTCGAGGGCGTCGTCACGGAGCACGAGGGCGGCTGGTCCGCGGTCGTGCACCTGCCGCTCAGCGGCGCGACGCAGGGCAGCACGCTCCAGTTCGACGTGGCCGTCACCGACGGTGGCACCACGGCCGGCTGGAACACGCCGGGCGTGCTCGGCACGCTGTCCCTGCTCGAGCCGCTGTCGTACGTCGAGGTCGCGCGCGCCGCGGCGACGCCGCAGATCGACGGCGAGGCCGACGCCGCGTGGGCGGAGGCCGCCGTGGTGCGGACCGACAAGCAGGTCGAGGGCACGGCCGGCGCGACCGCCGAGGTGCGCACGCTCTGGGAGGGCGACACCGTGTACGTCCTCGCGGACGTGACGGACCCCGTCGTCGACCTGTCGGGCAGCGACCCGTGGATCAAGGACTCCGTGGAGATCTACGTCGACGCGGGGAACGCCAAGAACGCGGGTTACCGCTACGAGGACATGCAGATCCGCATCAACGCGGACAACGGGGTGTCCTTCGGGGCCGGCGGCACCGAGACCTACCAGCGCAACCGGGTGACGTCGGCGACGACGCGCACGGCCACCGGGTACCGGGTCGAGGCCGCGATCACGCTGGACGACCGCGGCGGCCTGGGGACGTTCCACGGCCTGGACTTCCAGGTCAACGACGCGTCCTCCGGTGTCCGCACGGGCATCCGCAACTGGGCGGACCCGAGCGGCCAGGGGTACCAGAGCCCGGCTCGCTGGGGCGTCGGCCGGCTCGTCGAGGCCGTCGACGAGCCGGGTGGCAACCCGGGCGAGAACCCGAGCAGCAAGCCGACGATCAGCCTCAGCGCGGCGCAGGTGCGCGCCGGCGGGCAGGTCGACGTCGCGCTCGCCGGGTTCGAGGCGGGTCAGAAGGTGGCCGTCTCCCTCGGTGCCGGCGCCACGGCGCGGGCCGGTGCGGCGGTCGCCGCCCCGGCGGGCAGCACGCTGCTCGGCACGGTGACGGTCGCGGCCGACGGCACGGCGACCCTGCGGGTCACGGTGCCGGCGAGCACGCAGGCCGGCGTGTACCTCCTGCAGGCCTCGGACGGCAGCACGGTGCTCGCGAGCACCTCGCTGACCGTGCTGGCCGCGCAGGGCGGTACCGGTGCCGGTCCGGGCGGCCTGGCGGTCACGGGTACGGGCATCGGGATCGGCGTCCTCGCCCTCCTGGTGCTGGCGGCGGGCGTGGCGCTCGTCGTCGCCCGCAAGCGGGGCATGCTCACGCGGCCCTGA